Proteins from one Camelina sativa cultivar DH55 chromosome 8, Cs, whole genome shotgun sequence genomic window:
- the LOC104705978 gene encoding heat stress transcription factor A-1b-like isoform X1 produces MESVRESAPSANSNTPAVTIPPPVNSVPPFLSKTYDMVDDPLTNEVVSWSSGNNSFVVWNVPEFSKVLLPKYFKHNNFSSFVRQLNTYGFRKVDPDRWEFANEGFLRGQKQLLKSISRRKTSHVQQNQQQTQVQNSSVGACVEVGKFGLEEEVERLKRDKNVLMQELVRLRQQQQATENQLQNVGQKVQVMEQRQQQMMSFLAKAVQSPGFLNQLVQQNNDGSRQIPGSNKKRRLPGDEQENCGTHEANDRNRQIVRYQPSINETAQNMLRQFLNPSSSPQYESVSNNSDSFLLGDVPSSNSLDNGNPSNRVSGVTLAEVSPMAAPSATNQVPEVNLAHHPQPGLVQPILGSSLAQGVAPAASWSSESDLVGCETGNGACFDPIMAALDALEGDAISPEGEGKMNELLDGIPKLPGVQDPFWEQFFSDESQAIGDTDEILSGSVENNDMVVEQEPPTTNEWSRNQQQMNYLTEQMGLLSSEAQMK; encoded by the exons ATGGAATCGGTTCGAGAATCCGCACCGTCGGCGAATTCGAACACGCCGGCGGTAACTATACCGCCGCCGGTGAACTCTGTGCCGCCTTTCTTGAGCAAAACATACGACATGGTTGATGATCCATTGACAAATGAGGTCGTGTCTTGGAGCAGCGGGAACAACAGCTTCGTCGTCTGGAACGTGCCTGAGTTCTCCAAGGTGCTCTTACCCAAGTATTTCAAGCACAACAATTTCTCCAGCTTTGTCAGGCAGTTAAATACTTAT GGTTTCAGAAAAGTTGATCCAGATCGATGGGAATTTGCAAATGAAGGATTTTTAAGAGGCCAAAAACAACTACTCAAGAGTATTAGTAGGAGAAAAACTTCGCATGTGCAGCAGAATCAACAACAAACTCAAGTTCAGAACTCATCCGTTGGTGCTTGTGTCGAGGTGGGGAAGTTTGgactagaagaagaagtggaaagACTTAAGCGGGATAAAAATGTTCTTATGCAAGAACTCGTCAGATTAAGGCAGCAACAACAAGCTACTGAAAACCAACTGCAGAATGTGGGACAGAAAGTTCAAGTGATGGAGCAGAGGCAACAACAAATGATGTCGTTTTTGGCAAAAGCTGTTCAGAGTCCAGGTTTCTTGAACCAGTTAGTACAACAGAATAATGATGGCAGCAGACAAATTCCGGGAAGCAACAAAAAGAGGAGACTTCCTGGAGATGAACAGGAGAATTGTGGAACCCATGAGGCTAATGATCGTAACCGTCAGATTGTTAGATATCAGCCATCGATAAATGAAACAGCACAAAATATGCTTCGACAGTTCTTAAATCCGAGTTCCTCACCTCAGTATGAATCGGTTTCAAACAATTCTGACAGTTTTCTATTGGGTGATGTTCCCAGTTCTAACTCTCTAGACAATGGGAATCCTTCAAATAGAGTTTCTGGAGTAACATTGGCCGAGGTTTCACCCATGGCAGCTCCCTCAGCAACGAATCAAGTACCCGAAGTAAACTTGGCTCATCATCCTCAACCTGGTCTGGTTCAGCCAATTTTAGGTTCAAGTCTGGCTCAAGGAGTAGCACCTGCAGCTTCTTGGAGCTCTGAATCTGATTTAGTTGGATGTGAGACAGGTAATGGAGCGTGTTTCGATCCAATAATGGCTGCTTTAGATGCGTTAGAAGGCGATGCAATTTCTCCTGAAGGCGAGGGCAAGATGAATGAGTTACTGGACGGAATCCCTAAGCTCCCCGGAGTCCAGGATCCATTCTGGGAACAGTTCTTTTCTGATGAAAGCCAAGCGATTGGAGATACAGACGAGATTCTATCAGGATCAGTGGAGAATAATGACATGGTAGTGGAACAAGAACCACCTACAACAAATGAATGGTCACGGAATCAACAGCAAATGAATTATCTTACTGAACAAATGGGACTTCTTTCCTCAGAGGCACAGATGAAGTGA
- the LOC104705978 gene encoding heat stress transcription factor A-1b-like isoform X2, producing MFVQGFRKVDPDRWEFANEGFLRGQKQLLKSISRRKTSHVQQNQQQTQVQNSSVGACVEVGKFGLEEEVERLKRDKNVLMQELVRLRQQQQATENQLQNVGQKVQVMEQRQQQMMSFLAKAVQSPGFLNQLVQQNNDGSRQIPGSNKKRRLPGDEQENCGTHEANDRNRQIVRYQPSINETAQNMLRQFLNPSSSPQYESVSNNSDSFLLGDVPSSNSLDNGNPSNRVSGVTLAEVSPMAAPSATNQVPEVNLAHHPQPGLVQPILGSSLAQGVAPAASWSSESDLVGCETGNGACFDPIMAALDALEGDAISPEGEGKMNELLDGIPKLPGVQDPFWEQFFSDESQAIGDTDEILSGSVENNDMVVEQEPPTTNEWSRNQQQMNYLTEQMGLLSSEAQMK from the exons ATGTTCGTTCAG GGTTTCAGAAAAGTTGATCCAGATCGATGGGAATTTGCAAATGAAGGATTTTTAAGAGGCCAAAAACAACTACTCAAGAGTATTAGTAGGAGAAAAACTTCGCATGTGCAGCAGAATCAACAACAAACTCAAGTTCAGAACTCATCCGTTGGTGCTTGTGTCGAGGTGGGGAAGTTTGgactagaagaagaagtggaaagACTTAAGCGGGATAAAAATGTTCTTATGCAAGAACTCGTCAGATTAAGGCAGCAACAACAAGCTACTGAAAACCAACTGCAGAATGTGGGACAGAAAGTTCAAGTGATGGAGCAGAGGCAACAACAAATGATGTCGTTTTTGGCAAAAGCTGTTCAGAGTCCAGGTTTCTTGAACCAGTTAGTACAACAGAATAATGATGGCAGCAGACAAATTCCGGGAAGCAACAAAAAGAGGAGACTTCCTGGAGATGAACAGGAGAATTGTGGAACCCATGAGGCTAATGATCGTAACCGTCAGATTGTTAGATATCAGCCATCGATAAATGAAACAGCACAAAATATGCTTCGACAGTTCTTAAATCCGAGTTCCTCACCTCAGTATGAATCGGTTTCAAACAATTCTGACAGTTTTCTATTGGGTGATGTTCCCAGTTCTAACTCTCTAGACAATGGGAATCCTTCAAATAGAGTTTCTGGAGTAACATTGGCCGAGGTTTCACCCATGGCAGCTCCCTCAGCAACGAATCAAGTACCCGAAGTAAACTTGGCTCATCATCCTCAACCTGGTCTGGTTCAGCCAATTTTAGGTTCAAGTCTGGCTCAAGGAGTAGCACCTGCAGCTTCTTGGAGCTCTGAATCTGATTTAGTTGGATGTGAGACAGGTAATGGAGCGTGTTTCGATCCAATAATGGCTGCTTTAGATGCGTTAGAAGGCGATGCAATTTCTCCTGAAGGCGAGGGCAAGATGAATGAGTTACTGGACGGAATCCCTAAGCTCCCCGGAGTCCAGGATCCATTCTGGGAACAGTTCTTTTCTGATGAAAGCCAAGCGATTGGAGATACAGACGAGATTCTATCAGGATCAGTGGAGAATAATGACATGGTAGTGGAACAAGAACCACCTACAACAAATGAATGGTCACGGAATCAACAGCAAATGAATTATCTTACTGAACAAATGGGACTTCTTTCCTCAGAGGCACAGATGAAGTGA